The Motacilla alba alba isolate MOTALB_02 chromosome 3, Motacilla_alba_V1.0_pri, whole genome shotgun sequence DNA window CCTACAGCAGGTATCCAGGATCTGTCCCcaggggactggggacactgatTACCAGCATGCTTCTATGTCAGTCCTTCTGCCACACTCTGGGGCTCCTCTGGCATCTGCCCGAGgacatctctgctgctgagcagtcCTTGCCAGGGTGTCCCCTGTGACCCATCCATCCTGGTGGGAGGCAGAAGACTGTGGGCTGCATTGGGTATAGTCCCTCCAATGGTTTTCCTGGGATTTCTCTAGGTAAGGATGGTGCTTCGGCCATGACATAACCTTCTTTGCTTGCCTTGCTCCACCTGTGCAGCCCTGGGTGATGGTGGCTTCTCCAGGGAGATGCCTGGCTCTCAGGCTGTGCAGGCATGCTGAATAGGCAGTGCTGGCCAGTCTGGCCCTGGGGTGGATGGTtgcctgggaagggaggagtgAGGGCATAGCCCTGCAGCCGGGGCCTGTGCCTGGTGCAGCTGACAGCAGCCTCCCGGGGGTgacagctcttccctctggcaGAGGCAGGACGGGCAGATGCAGCGCTTCATCCGGGAGGTGAACACCACCAACCGTGCCTGTGTGCTGTGGGACTTGGCAGAGGATGCTGACTACATCATCCAGGTGCAGAGCATTGGCCTGTATGGGGAGAGCCAGGCTAGCAAGCGTGTCCACTTTCGCACCCTGAAGGAGACCGACCGCCTGCCTTCCAACAGCTCCAACCAAGGTGAGGCACCTCCTTCCAGCATGACCAGGTGCTGCTGTTGGAGCCACACCTGGAGGCCTGTACAGCAGATAGGCAGGGATTCCGCAACCAGTGAGGAAGGtgctgcactgagcagcaggctgctggggacaTGCAGGGTTGTACAGGCTGCTGTTGTGTCCACTATGTGTCCATGATAATGTCCCCAGGCCGTGGTTTGCAGCCCTCCTATCTCAGATCTTGGCACCTATTCAGCTAGGCAGACTGGCCAGGATAGCTGCTGGggcctgcccagctgctgcctgtagGAAGCCAGTACTGAACAGAGACTCAGATCTCCCAGTCTGCAGGCTACCCAAGGACAAATGACAGAGCGCCATGGTCTCCTTTGCTACTGAAGTCTGTGTTGCCTTGGGGTTGCCTCCATGCTGGTCCATGAGAGAGAATCAGGAATCCAAGAGAGATGATGCCCCATAGAGGGCACGGCAGTCTGTCTCCAGCTAACTAACCCTGAGAGGGGTCCTGAGTATGGCAGGGCAAGCAGATAGCTGCCTTTCCTCGGAACTTCTGTGTTAAACTGACCTGACCtgacctgccctgccctggttGCTGTGCAGAGAGAGACCTTAGTGATTACTGGCATGCATTGTGCAGTCCCTACATGAACCTAAACAAGCCCTTGGAATCCCTGACTACCTTTGTAGCAAGGATGGTTTATCTGACACAGGAAGGCCACCAGATGCATGTCTTCTCCCCAGACAGGATGTCATCCCACACCCTTCCTTGTTCGGGGGAGGTGGGCTTCTCTGCTTTGGGGTTTCTCAAATCCCACTACGGTGGGAGGGTatctgctgccagccctgcttgtGGTCTCTTCTCTGCAGGTGACATCACCATGGAAGGGCTGGACAAAGACCGGCAGCTGCAGACAGGCGAGATTATTATCattgtggctgtgctgctcatgTGGGCAGGTGAGTGCCACAAGCAGTGTTGTGGCGGGCTGAGGCAAAGTTACAATCCATGGTTCACAAAGAGGATGTGGCTCAAAAGAGTGCAGAGGTACACTGCTGAGGGTCTGGCACCCTTCCTCATCAGCCCCTTGTCTCTGTAGGTGCTGAAGCCAGTGGGGTAAAAGGAGCAACCACAgccactgctcagcagtagTGGCCTGGAGTATGTTGAAGAGCAGGAGACAGAATGGGACCTGGAATTACGGGGTGGGAGCATCCCAGCTGACAGTGATGATTGAGTTGCTTGGGCTTTAGATGTCGTGACTGATAACACTACTGCACTAGCTGGTACAGGCTGTGCCTCAGTCTACTAAAGCTGCAAAGTGGATGGTTTGCTCCTGTATAGCACAGTGAAAgccagtgcaggcagcaggctgccctgggagcatGGGAGCCTAGGAGGTAAGTCAGCTCCTGACTGGTCACATACAGCTGCTGTGAATGGGAAGTCATTGatcccctgctcccttcccagtcAATGTGGATTTTGTGGTGGCATCTTGCAGAAATTTCTCATTGCCCTGGCCTTGACACTTTCCTAgggcagtgggaaaaaaaatacaagatgaCTGCTGGTAGTTtacacctggcacaggttgaTGTGTCAGGATGCCAGCTGGGAGGAGTCAGGCCCggtctgtgtgtgcctgtgtgttaTCACACACACACTGGGGGTTGAGTGAGTCTGGCATGGTCACCCCTGGGGGCATTGCTCCAGACTCCTGTGCCTAAGGTTGCCAGGTGTGGGACATGCTGCATGGGGTGGATGCTGTGAAAGCATTACAGAGGGACTGACCCCACAGCCAGTTTGCACAGACAAAGGCTGGCTTTTGTGAGGGTCACAAGCACCGGCTCAGTAACTTTAGTCCCTTGCTGGAGGCACTCCAAAACCCACACAGCTGCCCACTTACCTCACTGTCCCTGTTTGAGTGCCTCAGCATCTGCCTTTGGTGAGTGCTGAGCACCTCATGGGCGGCCCAATGGCCTTAGCCACATCCATGCCCATCTGCCCAAGGAGACTGGCCTGGCAACACATGCAGAGGTACCTGGGGTGGTGCAGACTGATGCAGGTGGGGATGTGGGTTTGCAGCACTCCAAGGAGTCCTAGGCACaactgccctgcagctgggatgctgtgggaagggCAGACAGGCAGCCACTGTGAGGGAGTCCTTCATGCAGTGTGTCTTTGGGCAGCGGTGATCGCCCTGTTCTGCAGACAGTACGATATCATCAAGGATAATGACTCCAACAACAACAAGGAGAAGACAAAGCCCTCCTCAGAGCACAGCACGCCAGAGCGACCGAGTGGAGGGCTGCTGCGGAGCAAGGTGAGTGgggagggctggctgcaggggtggcacgTGGCGTCTGCGGGGCTCGCAGCCTGCACAGAGTCTGGCTCTCTCCAGAAATGGAAACACCCCGGCTTGTGCTCTCACCCCAAAGACTGAGGAGTTTTAGGGTTCAGTGAGCCCTGGTCTCTGGGGCAGTGTGTGTACTCCATGGGTGATTGCAGGAGAAACATTGGAAGAGATGACAAGGTGTAACAGCTGGGATAGCTCTTGCACTGCAGGGTGTACCTGACCTCTGTAACAGAGCCTTCATCACACCCCTCCAAGGCTGCACCTCTCCTGCACAGATGGACACATGGACATGCTAGGCAGCTGTTCTCATGGTTCCTGCACTGGTCTGTCACTGCTCCCTTTCTGCCTTCACTGCAGCTGGCTCTGAGTCATCACCACATAAGTCATTCCAGAGCCCCTTCCTCACCCTGATGGaagtgctgtgccaggctgtggaTGGGGAGGGAGCAGTACCTTTGTCTGGCTGTTCCCTCAGCACCTGACATTTCTCCCTTTGTTACCTGCCAAAGACAGTGATTTATAGCCCCTATGCTCTAATGGGACCATATGTTAGGATTTTGCTTGTGTTTCATCTGCTGCCTCTGTCAAGGGTGGGAACTCCCCTCACTGTGTTCGCTGACTGCCCCACTGATTCCACGTCTTGGTTTCCAGCAGATGTCAGGAGCAGAAACTTCCTGTTTGGACTTCAAGTCCCCAGTTCCCCTCCTCCAGATTTTTCAGCTTGCTGATTACCCCTTGCCAGGAGGTCTCTCCTCTTGGATCCCTACTCCAAACtgaccctgctctgctgaggtcTGCTGGTCTTGatgcctgctgcaggctgaggggCTCTGACATCAGGTCTGATCCCAGGGGTGCAGCAAAGCAGGCTcttaaagcagatttttctctcatAGAAGAAATCTCCCTCAGTCAACATCATTGAGGTGTAAGTGCAACACCAGCTCTGCCGTCTGGGATCTTGGGTGTCCTGCCAGAGCCACAGCAGGCCTTGGAAGAAGAGGCAGCACCAGGCGTGCCGCCTGGAACTCAGCATGCGACGATCCACGTACCAGAACTCCCACTTTCCTGAGGGCACCTGCCTGAGGACGTGCACGGAGCCAGCTCCCGAGCCCTGCATGCAGAGCGTGGCCCTGCCCATCCCTCACCCggccctcctcccctcccagggGAAGCATGACCTTGAGGATGGGTGGGGGGCCACACCAGCggctggggtgggagggtgCCAAGGGGAGCCGATGGGCCGAGGCACTGGCCTGAGGGGAGGCCATGTCGCTGTGCACCGCCTTGGCCAAGGCCCGGGGTGCACCTGAGGCACTGGATGCCTGCCTGGCATCAGGGGCAGACCTTGCTCTCAGCTGCCCGTTTGGCCTTGGGGGTGTTTGCAGAGAGcgggagctgctcccctccgcgccccggggctgcaggagcagggcggTGCAggcgctgccccagcactgccaggagagctgtggcCTGTAGGACGGTTTGTCTGTGGGGCTGGGCCCAGCCAGCACCGGGGATGAGTGGATTGCTGCTGGGCTCCACTGTACCGTGTCATGGCTGTGCAGGGCCTTCAAATTCTCTGTCTACTGCAGAGGACGAAGACACAGGGGACGATGAAGGGCTAGTGCTGTCACAGTGCCTGGCCAGCCCACAGAGCCTGCAGCGGGGCAGGGAGCGCTGGTGGACAAGCCTTGCCGGGCTGGGGGAGCggcagtgccagggcacagctgtggctgtgctgtgtccccagaagggctcagtgctggcacaTTCGGGCTGTTTGAGGGGAGCTGCCAGGAACTTCCTGAGCAACAtggtgcctgtgctgcctggagGAGACAATGTGGTGAGGCTTGCAAGGTCTCAGTTGGAGGGAATGGGGTGAAACAAGgaggctccctgctgccctggctgctgctctccctccatgctctgctctgcagcctgccacAGACAGACTCTGCAGCCCTGGACTCAAGCATCACAGGATCCAGTGTCTTCCAGGAATAAATCTCCCAGTAAAAGCACTTTCAGGACTTTTCCTTccaggtgctgctcagctcctgctgcaggactAGGCGGGGAAGGGACAGGATAAGCAACTCCTGTGGCAGGGTCTTTTCAATAAAAGCATCCTGGCTCAAAGGCAGCATCAGAGCTTCaggtctctgtgtgtgtccatgcatgcatgcatgcacaAGTTCTTGAATGCACGTGTCCTGGCCCGTAGGAGATCTGTTCCTGCATGCGTGCAAGAGCTGGAGGTCCTCCATAGTCACCTTGCACCCCTCTGGTCCTcaagggagagctgctgctgctgccggtTGGgccctgtggtgctgctggagcagctgcaggctgtcCTACTGAGGGTgatgtggctgctgctctgcagagagcagacaCATCCCAGCAACGGAGCCGAGAAGGGGGACGGGGTCTGACCCTgacaggctgctggccaagaggggccagggctgctccctgctcgGGTGAGGAGAGGGGTATCTGAGGAGCAACAGCACCATGGCAAtgggatgcagctgctgctgggctgcgacctgggctgcagggagcatgGCCACAGCCCCAGAGACACAAACACCTTGTTTTGCCTGCTAGCTCTTTTTAAGGAAGTACATTAGAAAAACCAGGGCTCTCagggaaatgcagttttaagAATGTTCTAGTGCCCTGGAAAATGTTTAGAAGTTCTGTCTTGGAAAGTCATAGCAGACATGCCTGCTATCATGAGATTTTTAGCCAGGCTAGAGGCACACACAAAGAATCAAAAAGGATCAGACTGTGTAGCAGAGGTGAGGAACTAGGgcaggcacaaaaaaaaaaaaaaaaaaaaaagtcaaaatgcaGAGGTTTTGaccaaattaaaaaaggaacacAAGTCTGACATTAAATGTAAAATCAGGGTATGTTGTTGAGGAAAAAGCTCCTTCCCTctggaaaaaaccaaccaaacaaacaaaaaaacaaaaaccccacaaaaaaaaaaaaaaaaaaaaaaaaaaaaaaaaaaaaaccaaaaaaacccaaaccaaaccaaaccccaagtCAccacttcttcttcttctcagtctatggctgtgcaggagggcagggaagtgCAGAGAGGAGTGCTGGAAGCTGAGGGCCTGACAATGACCTGCTCACTCTAACAAGTTACATGTTGCTCTGTACTCCCAGCTGAGGGAGAAAAGGCATGAAACCACATTCAATATGCAAAACCTCAAGTAAAAAAACCATGCACAGCTCCTGAGTGATCCATGGCACCTCAGGCTTCCTCAGTGCCTATGGCACTTGCTGGGAGACTGGCCCTGCtaccccagctgcagccagccatcggtgctcagctgggctgagctgggcaccCAGTGCAACCAGCCTGAGAAGGGCAGCTGTGTGGAGATGTGGCAGGAAGCCAGCAGTGAGGGGCTTGGCCAGAACACAGCTGGAAGCTGTCACTTGCCAAAGAAAACAGAcatgctgcagcctcccctgctcCATCTGGGAAGGAAACCAAGTGCATGGCTTGCCTCTgtagagcagagctggggtgcaGCAAGGCAGTGACACTTCAGAGCAGCT harbors:
- the FNDC4 gene encoding fibronectin type III domain-containing protein 4 isoform X1, producing the protein MARVSAMISPVLVLFGCDLCFVRANRPPSPVNVTVTQLKANSATVSWDVPEGDVVIGYAILQQRQDGQMQRFIREVNTTNRACVLWDLAEDADYIIQVQSIGLYGESQASKRVHFRTLKETDRLPSNSSNQGDITMEGLDKDRQLQTGEIIIIVAVLLMWAAVIALFCRQYDIIKDNDSNNNKEKTKPSSEHSTPERPSGGLLRSKKSPSVNIIEV
- the FNDC4 gene encoding fibronectin type III domain-containing protein 4 isoform X2 — its product is MARVSAMISPVLVLFGCDLCFVRANRPPSPVNVTVTQLKANSATVSWDVPEGDVVIGYAILQQRQDGQMQRFIREVNTTNRACVLWDLAEDADYIIQVQSIGLYGESQASKRVHFRTLKETDRLPSNSSNQGDITMEGLDKDRQLQTGEIIIIVAVLLMWAAVIALFCRQYDIIKDNDSNNNKEKTKPSSEHSTPERPSGGLLRSKKKSPSVNIIEV